Proteins encoded together in one Bradyrhizobium sp. CB82 window:
- a CDS encoding UPF0262 family protein produces the protein MNKPAQDDTQNRIVGVTLDEESIGRSGPDIEHERAIAIYDLIEQNLFAPEGADGEGPFTLHIGITGNRLMFDIRREDGTPVVAHLLSLTPFRRIVKDYFMICDSYYQAIRTATPDKIEAIDMGRRGIHDEGSRTLQERLKGKVRVDFETSRRLFTLITVLHWKG, from the coding sequence ATGAACAAGCCCGCGCAGGACGACACGCAGAATCGCATCGTCGGCGTCACGCTCGACGAGGAATCGATCGGCCGCTCGGGGCCGGACATCGAGCATGAGCGCGCGATCGCGATCTACGATCTGATCGAGCAGAACCTGTTCGCGCCGGAAGGCGCCGATGGGGAGGGCCCTTTCACGCTGCACATCGGCATCACCGGCAACCGCTTGATGTTCGACATCCGCCGCGAGGACGGCACGCCGGTCGTGGCGCATCTGTTGTCGCTGACGCCGTTCCGGCGGATCGTGAAGGACTATTTCATGATCTGCGACAGCTACTATCAGGCGATCCGGACAGCGACGCCGGACAAGATCGAGGCCATCGACATGGGCCGCCGCGGCATCCATGACGAGGGATCGCGCACGCTCCAGGAACGGCTGAAGGGCAAGGTGCGGGTCGATTTCGAGACCTCGCGCCGGCTGTTCACCCTCATCACCGTCCTGCATTGGAAGGGCTAG
- a CDS encoding low molecular weight phosphatase family protein encodes MAAPPRARDPQSVLFACALNSVRSPMAESLLQHMFPHGLYVKSAGARKGELDPFAVAVMAELGQDISTHKPQTFEELEDWEGLNFDLIITLSPEAHHKALELTRTLAADVEYWPTHDPTGTEGSRDQKLAAYREVCDQLLLRIRKRFAKVGAASG; translated from the coding sequence ATGGCTGCGCCCCCACGCGCACGCGATCCGCAATCGGTGCTGTTTGCCTGCGCGCTCAACAGTGTGCGCTCGCCGATGGCCGAAAGCCTGTTGCAGCACATGTTTCCGCACGGGCTCTACGTCAAATCCGCCGGCGCCAGGAAGGGCGAGCTCGATCCCTTCGCGGTTGCCGTGATGGCCGAGCTCGGGCAGGACATTTCCACCCACAAGCCGCAGACCTTCGAGGAACTGGAGGACTGGGAGGGACTGAATTTCGACCTCATCATCACGCTCTCGCCCGAGGCCCATCACAAGGCGCTGGAGCTGACGCGCACGCTCGCCGCCGATGTCGAATATTGGCCGACGCACGATCCGACCGGCACCGAAGGCAGCCGCGACCAGAAGCTGGCTGCCTATCGCGAGGTCTGCGACCAGCTCCTCCTGCGCATCCGCAAGCGGTTCGCGAAGGTCGGTGCGGCGAGTGGGTAA
- a CDS encoding Maf-like protein — MLGRPKFVLASGSPRRLALLNQAGIEPDALRPADVDETPRRGELPRACANRLARVKADAALKSVQLDDELRGAFILSADTVVAIGRRILPKANLVDEAAQCLRLLSGRNHRVYTAICLVTPREAFRQRLVETRVRFKRLSEDDIQAYIGSGEWRGKAGGYAVQGIAGSFVVKMVGSYSNVVGLPLYETTTLLGGEGFPIRFGWLNAIGV, encoded by the coding sequence ATGCTCGGCCGCCCAAAATTCGTTCTTGCCTCCGGTTCGCCACGGCGCCTGGCGCTGCTCAATCAGGCCGGCATCGAGCCCGATGCCTTGCGGCCGGCCGATGTCGACGAGACGCCGAGGCGGGGCGAGCTGCCACGCGCCTGCGCCAATCGCCTCGCCCGGGTCAAAGCCGATGCGGCACTCAAATCAGTGCAGCTCGACGACGAGCTGCGCGGCGCCTTCATCCTCTCGGCCGACACGGTGGTGGCTATCGGGCGCCGCATCCTGCCCAAGGCCAATCTCGTGGATGAGGCTGCACAATGCCTGCGGCTCTTGTCGGGCCGCAACCACCGCGTCTACACCGCGATTTGCCTGGTCACGCCGCGTGAGGCCTTCCGCCAGCGCCTGGTCGAGACCCGCGTTCGCTTCAAGCGCCTCTCCGAGGACGACATCCAGGCCTATATCGGCTCCGGCGAATGGCGCGGCAAAGCCGGCGGCTACGCTGTGCAGGGCATTGCCGGCTCCTTCGTGGTCAAGATGGTCGGCTCCTACTCCAACGTCGTCGGCCTACCGCTCTACGAAACCACCACGCTCTTGGGCGGCGAAGGCTTCCCCATCCGCTTCGGCTGGCTCAACGCCATCGGCGTCTGA
- the yacG gene encoding DNA gyrase inhibitor YacG, which translates to MDDQVKKPAGPLKSCPICGKPQSQATRPFCSSRCRDVDLNRWLKGAYVIPGRDDEVDDVE; encoded by the coding sequence ATGGACGACCAAGTCAAAAAGCCCGCCGGCCCGCTCAAGTCCTGCCCGATCTGCGGCAAGCCCCAGTCGCAGGCCACCCGCCCGTTCTGCTCCTCGCGCTGTCGCGACGTCGACCTCAACCGCTGGCTCAAAGGCGCCTACGTCATTCCCGGCCGCGACGATGAAGTCGATGACGTCGAATAG
- a CDS encoding DUF1326 domain-containing protein: MAASDWRLEGEWIKNCTCAFGCPCDFNAPPTQGYCKGMVGMRISKGHFDGTRLDGLCFAATVHFPGALHEGNGKMQPIIDERATPEQRQALFDIFSGKHSAEGTLFHILSLIVTTIHDPVFAPFEFSFDKEGRVAKLVVKGVLETDVEPIKNPVTGAPHRIQVVVPEGFEHRAAEVASADIRSTGAIKFETKGTHSSLANVVQTPDGVAA, from the coding sequence ATGGCTGCATCGGACTGGCGTCTCGAAGGCGAGTGGATCAAGAATTGTACGTGCGCATTTGGCTGCCCCTGCGACTTCAACGCCCCGCCGACCCAGGGCTATTGCAAGGGCATGGTCGGCATGAGGATCAGCAAGGGACATTTCGACGGGACCAGGCTCGATGGCCTGTGTTTCGCAGCCACGGTCCATTTCCCCGGAGCGCTGCATGAAGGCAATGGCAAAATGCAGCCGATCATCGATGAGCGTGCAACGCCGGAACAGCGCCAGGCGCTGTTTGACATCTTCTCCGGCAAGCATTCCGCCGAGGGGACGCTGTTCCACATCCTCAGCCTGATCGTGACCACCATTCACGATCCCGTCTTTGCGCCGTTCGAATTTTCCTTCGACAAGGAGGGGCGCGTCGCCAAGCTCGTCGTCAAGGGCGTGCTGGAGACGGACGTCGAACCGATCAAGAACCCGGTAACCGGTGCGCCGCATCGCATTCAGGTGGTCGTGCCCGAGGGCTTCGAGCACCGGGCCGCCGAGGTCGCATCGGCCGACATCCGCTCGACAGGTGCGATCAAGTTCGAAACGAAGGGCACGCACAGCTCTCTCGCCAACGTCGTGCAGACGCCGGATGGCGTTGCCGCCTGA
- a CDS encoding DUF2182 domain-containing protein produces the protein MNGPGVLEYSVLEQVLRRDRLIVAVGLVAVVALAWAYLAVGAGMDTEMMADMPDMAPMPWTPVYAALLFVMWWVMMIAMMVPSAAPTVLLYAAIRRKRATAPGTAAEAWVFLAGYLAIWAGFSLVAVMAQWSLEHLGLLSMAMTSTSAVLGGAILIAAGLYQFTPLKRACLRYCQSPLLFLSQNWRPGTIGALGMGLRHGGYCVGCCWFLMALLFVSGVMNLVWIIGIAVYVACEKLLPFGGRLSHAAGAALIISGAILLARAT, from the coding sequence ATGAACGGGCCAGGTGTGCTCGAATATAGCGTGCTCGAACAGGTGTTACGTCGCGATCGCCTGATCGTTGCGGTCGGGCTTGTCGCGGTGGTGGCGCTCGCCTGGGCCTATCTGGCTGTCGGCGCCGGCATGGATACCGAGATGATGGCCGACATGCCGGACATGGCGCCGATGCCATGGACGCCGGTCTATGCCGCGCTGCTGTTCGTCATGTGGTGGGTGATGATGATCGCAATGATGGTGCCGAGCGCGGCGCCCACCGTGCTGCTCTACGCGGCCATCAGGCGCAAGCGCGCGACAGCGCCGGGCACCGCGGCGGAAGCCTGGGTCTTTCTCGCGGGCTATCTCGCGATATGGGCCGGGTTCAGCCTCGTTGCGGTCATGGCACAATGGTCGCTCGAACATTTGGGGCTGTTGTCCATGGCAATGACAAGTACCAGCGCGGTGTTGGGCGGCGCCATTCTGATCGCCGCGGGGCTCTACCAGTTCACGCCGCTCAAGCGTGCCTGCCTTCGCTACTGTCAGAGCCCGCTGCTGTTCCTCAGCCAGAACTGGCGGCCAGGCACGATTGGGGCACTCGGCATGGGACTTCGCCACGGCGGCTATTGCGTCGGCTGCTGCTGGTTTCTGATGGCGTTACTGTTCGTCAGCGGCGTGATGAATCTTGTCTGGATCATCGGCATAGCCGTCTACGTCGCCTGCGAGAAACTGTTGCCGTTTGGTGGAAGGCTCAGCCATGCGGCCGGAGCGGCCCTCATCATATCAGGCGCGATTCTGCTCGCGCGCGCGACGTGA
- a CDS encoding nuclear transport factor 2 family protein — MASNLEIAKKGYELFQQGDIATLVNDMMADDCTWISPGPRDKLPWAGQVRGKQEIAGFFAKIAENIEFSEFAPREMIEQGDTVVVLGSASGRMKKTGKISKNEWAHVLKYRQGKLVFFQEYYDTATEIAAMS, encoded by the coding sequence ATGGCATCCAATCTCGAGATCGCAAAGAAGGGCTACGAGCTTTTTCAGCAGGGCGACATTGCAACGCTCGTCAACGACATGATGGCGGACGATTGTACCTGGATATCGCCCGGCCCGAGGGATAAATTGCCCTGGGCTGGCCAAGTCAGGGGAAAACAGGAGATTGCCGGCTTCTTCGCGAAGATCGCCGAGAACATCGAGTTCTCCGAGTTCGCGCCGCGCGAGATGATCGAGCAGGGCGACACCGTCGTTGTCCTGGGCTCGGCCTCCGGTCGGATGAAGAAGACGGGCAAGATCAGCAAGAATGAATGGGCTCACGTGCTGAAATACCGCCAGGGAAAGCTGGTGTTCTTTCAGGAGTATTACGACACGGCCACGGAAATCGCCGCGATGTCGTGA
- a CDS encoding heme-binding beta-barrel domain-containing protein, translating to MLPIPADIFTEPDDVSPDGLANLGPLRPLAGVWQADKGIDINPKAAGPERRTFIEHIRMDPIDPQANGPQLFYGLRYHIHINTPEEDITFHDQVGYWLWEPATGLIMQTLAIPRGQVLLASGKASPDDRKISVTAKRGETAYGICSTGFLEQAFRTDSYRCDITFNDDGSWTYLIQTELFVRGAPFNHHDTSTLKLVAPPKLNPLAVILNDRAKNDRATGDEPAA from the coding sequence ATGCTCCCCATTCCCGCCGACATCTTCACCGAGCCTGACGACGTCTCCCCCGACGGTCTCGCCAATCTCGGCCCGCTGCGCCCTCTCGCCGGGGTCTGGCAGGCGGACAAGGGCATCGACATCAACCCGAAGGCCGCTGGGCCGGAGCGGCGGACGTTCATCGAGCATATCCGGATGGACCCGATCGATCCGCAGGCCAACGGGCCGCAGCTGTTCTATGGGCTGCGCTATCACATCCACATCAACACGCCCGAGGAAGACATCACCTTCCACGACCAGGTCGGCTACTGGCTGTGGGAGCCGGCGACCGGACTGATCATGCAGACGCTGGCGATACCGCGCGGCCAGGTCTTGCTCGCATCGGGCAAGGCCTCGCCCGATGACAGAAAAATCTCCGTCACGGCGAAGCGCGGCGAGACGGCTTACGGGATCTGCTCGACCGGCTTTTTGGAACAAGCCTTCCGCACCGACAGTTACCGCTGCGACATCACGTTCAACGATGATGGAAGCTGGACCTATCTCATCCAGACCGAGCTTTTCGTCAGAGGCGCGCCGTTCAATCATCACGACACCAGCACGCTCAAGCTGGTGGCGCCGCCAAAGCTCAATCCGCTGGCGGTGATCCTGAACGATCGCGCCAAGAATGATCGCGCGACAGGCGATGAGCCGGCGGCTTGA
- a CDS encoding dihydrofolate reductase family protein translates to MKPYVICLMASSVDGRVHHSRWRPKGAGSEWFERIHDELGGDAWLIGRVTGSEFAKGKPYPTSTNAKVPRENWFARRDAKAYGVVLDAHGKIGWGRSDIGGDPIVAVLTERVSDAHLAGLRGEGVSYIFAGKSEIDLALTLDVLNRELGVKRLLLEGGGAANGAFLRAGLIDELNLILCPAVDGARGAPIVFDSIEAESEQRAPVTAMTLESTRPLGGGVLLLRYLLQNDPNAAGQ, encoded by the coding sequence ATGAAGCCTTACGTCATCTGCCTGATGGCCTCCAGCGTCGATGGCCGCGTGCATCACAGCCGCTGGCGTCCGAAGGGCGCGGGCTCGGAGTGGTTCGAGCGGATTCATGACGAACTCGGCGGCGATGCCTGGCTGATCGGCCGCGTTACCGGCTCGGAGTTTGCCAAGGGCAAGCCGTATCCCACGTCAACGAACGCGAAGGTCCCGCGCGAAAACTGGTTTGCGCGGCGCGATGCAAAAGCCTATGGCGTCGTGCTCGATGCGCACGGCAAGATCGGCTGGGGCCGCTCGGACATCGGCGGCGATCCCATCGTCGCGGTGCTGACCGAGCGCGTGTCGGATGCGCATCTGGCAGGGCTCCGCGGCGAGGGCGTGTCCTACATCTTCGCCGGCAAATCAGAGATCGATCTTGCGCTGACGCTCGACGTCCTCAATCGCGAACTCGGCGTGAAGCGGCTGCTGCTGGAAGGCGGCGGCGCTGCCAATGGCGCATTTTTGCGCGCGGGCCTGATCGACGAGCTGAACCTGATCCTCTGTCCGGCGGTGGACGGCGCCAGGGGCGCGCCGATCGTGTTCGACTCGATTGAGGCCGAGAGCGAGCAGCGTGCGCCCGTCACCGCGATGACGCTCGAGAGCACGCGGCCGCTCGGTGGCGGCGTACTGCTGCTGCGTTATCTCCTCCAGAACGATCCGAACGCCGCAGGCCAATAA
- a CDS encoding NAD(P)/FAD-dependent oxidoreductase → MSRKSSHIIIVGAGAAGLMAARELARARRRVTILEARDRCGGRIHPLPAAEFGYEAAGGAEFVHGEAPVTRALLADAGLSLEPIEGTQWSFEGGKLSREARHDPHEAELHRALKALKHDLTVAEFLHRYFAGSQYESLRQSITRVVVGYDAADPARASTLALREEWMVDVGRHTQARIVGGYGALIEHLEAECRARDVTIRLGSVVSGIEEADAGVVIHCANGEVHRSDAVVLTVPLPLLKEIALPCAAREKAAAAADIGFGNVIKILLRFERRWWLDRQADLSDLTFLLSDEKIPVWWTQHPAEHVVLTGWFGGPQTASLASLTEPELIRTGLASLAGIFGLSPDDLAQKLVAARAINWAHDPFARGAYSWAKPQTRDAQAMLASADGTAVLFSGEALYRGRDMGTVEAALASGQETARIILRK, encoded by the coding sequence ATGTCGCGAAAGTCCTCCCACATCATCATCGTCGGCGCCGGCGCGGCCGGCCTCATGGCGGCGCGCGAGCTCGCCCGTGCCCGTCGGCGTGTGACGATCCTGGAGGCGCGCGACCGCTGCGGCGGGCGCATCCATCCGCTTCCCGCTGCCGAGTTCGGGTATGAAGCGGCCGGCGGCGCCGAGTTCGTCCATGGCGAGGCGCCGGTCACGCGCGCACTGCTCGCCGACGCCGGACTTTCGCTTGAGCCGATCGAAGGGACGCAATGGAGCTTTGAGGGCGGAAAGCTTTCGCGCGAGGCGCGCCACGATCCGCACGAGGCCGAGCTTCACCGGGCGCTAAAGGCGTTGAAGCACGACCTGACCGTCGCCGAATTTTTGCACCGGTATTTTGCAGGCAGCCAATACGAGTCGCTGCGTCAGTCCATCACGCGGGTGGTGGTAGGTTACGACGCCGCCGATCCCGCGCGCGCCAGCACGCTGGCGCTGCGCGAGGAATGGATGGTGGACGTCGGACGGCATACACAGGCGCGCATCGTCGGCGGCTATGGCGCCCTCATCGAACATTTGGAGGCGGAGTGCCGCGCCCGCGACGTCACCATTCGTCTTGGCTCGGTCGTATCGGGGATCGAGGAGGCCGATGCCGGCGTCGTCATCCATTGCGCCAACGGCGAGGTGCATCGCAGCGACGCCGTCGTCCTCACCGTGCCGCTGCCGCTGCTCAAGGAGATCGCGCTGCCGTGCGCTGCCCGCGAGAAGGCCGCGGCCGCGGCGGATATTGGTTTCGGCAACGTCATCAAGATCCTGCTGCGTTTCGAGCGGCGCTGGTGGCTCGATCGGCAGGCGGATCTCTCTGACCTGACCTTCCTGCTCTCGGATGAAAAAATCCCGGTGTGGTGGACGCAGCATCCGGCGGAGCACGTCGTGCTCACCGGCTGGTTCGGCGGCCCGCAGACGGCCAGCCTTGCCAGCCTCACCGAGCCGGAGCTGATCCGGACCGGTCTTGCTTCTTTGGCTGGCATCTTCGGCCTTTCGCCTGATGATCTGGCGCAAAAGCTCGTCGCTGCTCGCGCGATCAACTGGGCCCACGATCCCTTTGCGCGCGGCGCCTATTCCTGGGCCAAGCCGCAAACGCGGGATGCGCAGGCGATGCTCGCAAGCGCGGATGGCACGGCCGTGCTGTTCTCCGGCGAAGCCCTCTACCGTGGCCGCGACATGGGCACCGTCGAGGCCGCGCTGGCGAGCGGGCAGGAGACGGCGCGGATCATCCTCCGCAAATAG
- a CDS encoding EVE domain-containing protein, whose translation MTKSWIAVASARHVRIGRAHGFMQVCHGKGAPLRRISPGDHVAYYSPTETFGGSDRLQAFTAIGVVKPGVPYQADMGGGFHPFRRDVAWTEAAEVPIRPLLMSLAFTRDNPNWGYMLRLGLFEILDEDMELIRHVATSSRPLLLA comes from the coding sequence ATGACGAAGAGCTGGATCGCGGTGGCTTCCGCCCGGCACGTCCGGATCGGACGTGCGCACGGCTTCATGCAGGTCTGTCACGGCAAGGGCGCACCCCTGCGGCGGATCTCGCCGGGCGATCACGTCGCCTACTACTCGCCGACCGAAACCTTCGGCGGCAGCGATCGGCTCCAGGCCTTTACCGCGATCGGTGTGGTCAAGCCGGGCGTGCCTTACCAGGCCGACATGGGCGGCGGCTTCCACCCGTTCCGCCGCGATGTGGCGTGGACTGAGGCTGCCGAGGTGCCGATCCGGCCGCTGCTGATGAGCCTCGCCTTCACGCGCGACAATCCGAACTGGGGCTACATGCTGCGTCTCGGCTTGTTCGAGATTTTGGACGAGGACATGGAGCTGATCCGCCATGTGGCGACGTCCAGCCGGCCGCTGCTGCTGGCTTGA
- a CDS encoding DUF3088 domain-containing protein, with the protein MTRDRLFLVRPGFADPAYPGQSFYCWHCALIEGVLASFPDLANEIDVVRIAWARPRQAVIDLVGETNQWLPLLVLADGATSPHQTGSHKGRAFVADKDKILAALTERHGFPDPHP; encoded by the coding sequence ATGACGCGCGATCGTTTGTTTCTGGTCCGCCCTGGCTTTGCCGACCCTGCCTATCCAGGCCAAAGCTTCTATTGCTGGCACTGCGCGCTGATCGAGGGCGTGCTGGCCTCGTTTCCCGATCTTGCCAACGAGATCGACGTCGTGCGCATCGCCTGGGCGCGGCCGCGGCAGGCCGTCATCGACCTCGTGGGCGAAACGAATCAATGGCTGCCGCTGCTTGTGCTCGCTGACGGCGCGACGTCGCCGCATCAGACTGGCAGCCACAAAGGGCGCGCGTTCGTCGCCGACAAGGACAAGATCTTGGCCGCGCTCACCGAGCGGCACGGCTTTCCTGATCCGCATCCGTGA